In the Enterococcus saigonensis genome, one interval contains:
- a CDS encoding DUF998 domain-containing protein: protein MNLYRKYGWLLMLLFVVGDGGMPYFLGILWQEYSQTRQVVSDLGSVSSPVKEYFERGSVLTGILLLLALPAVKFYFNTAQFQSKRREIRLLLTGIAAFAIGDCIFTGIFAINHQTSGFTLATIIHGLGSGAGILGMLAAPFFLARIFAGNYFKIAKGCWFIFYGALATSAFNGLAQLFSFTYKGAVQRISLVFLYMPLLVLVYFFSQKNSK, encoded by the coding sequence GTGAATCTGTATCGTAAATACGGTTGGCTTCTTATGTTGTTGTTTGTAGTAGGTGACGGCGGCATGCCGTATTTTTTAGGAATCCTGTGGCAAGAATATAGTCAAACAAGACAAGTTGTCAGTGATTTAGGGAGTGTAAGCAGTCCTGTGAAAGAGTACTTTGAAAGAGGGTCGGTGCTAACGGGTATTTTATTATTGTTAGCACTACCTGCTGTTAAATTCTACTTTAATACAGCGCAATTTCAATCAAAACGGCGTGAAATTCGCTTATTACTGACAGGTATTGCAGCTTTTGCAATTGGCGATTGTATTTTTACAGGAATTTTTGCCATTAATCATCAGACATCAGGTTTTACCTTGGCTACTATTATTCACGGTTTAGGATCAGGGGCGGGGATTTTGGGGATGTTGGCGGCGCCGTTTTTTTTAGCCCGAATTTTTGCTGGTAATTATTTTAAAATAGCTAAAGGGTGTTGGTTCATTTTTTATGGGGCATTGGCAACATCGGCTTTTAATGGTTTAGCGCAATTATTTTCTTTTACGTATAAAGGAGCAGTACAGCGGATTTCGCTAGTGTTTTTGTACATGCCCTTGTTAGTGTTGGTGTATTTTTTTAGTCAAAAAAATTCAAAATGA
- a CDS encoding DUF3278 domain-containing protein: MMKITRDKVIKHFFGIEGTMDEYKRNEANRIGTNAFMALYSYLLLSSLIALMVGLKYPQYALYALLACNILTAVYGVSFYIMKASKNALLTVNEVTSDNVARIRLHNVKKGIGDAIYFGVTMHLLQAVFSWITGDGFLAYICSPFELIISGGAGILFGITTIFMMNAKISNIGKG, from the coding sequence ATGATGAAAATAACGCGGGATAAAGTAATCAAGCATTTTTTTGGAATTGAAGGTACGATGGATGAATATAAGCGTAATGAAGCAAATCGCATTGGAACTAATGCATTTATGGCCTTATATAGTTATCTTTTACTTTCTTCTTTGATTGCACTAATGGTGGGACTAAAATATCCCCAATATGCATTGTATGCCCTCCTTGCGTGTAATATTTTAACCGCTGTTTATGGTGTCAGCTTTTATATAATGAAAGCTAGTAAAAATGCTTTGCTGACTGTAAACGAAGTAACAAGTGACAATGTTGCTCGCATTCGTCTGCACAATGTCAAAAAAGGGATAGGAGATGCAATTTACTTTGGTGTTACGATGCATCTTTTACAAGCCGTCTTTTCTTGGATAACTGGCGATGGTTTTCTGGCGTATATCTGCTCTCCTTTTGAGCTAATCATTTCCGGTGGTGCGGGCATTTTATTTGGCATTACAACAATTTTTATGATGAATGCTAAAATTAGTAATATTGGTAAAGGGTAG
- a CDS encoding helix-turn-helix transcriptional regulator, with amino-acid sequence MNQVKIYRKNLQLSQLDLANKVGVARQTINMIENDKYNPTLDLCLKIAWALKSDLNTLFWRDNDENNAG; translated from the coding sequence ATGAACCAAGTAAAAATATATCGTAAAAATTTGCAGCTTTCACAATTGGATTTAGCCAATAAAGTTGGGGTAGCGCGACAAACAATCAATATGATTGAAAATGATAAGTATAACCCCACCCTTGATTTGTGCTTGAAGATTGCGTGGGCATTAAAGTCGGATTTAAATACACTATTTTGGAGGGATAATGATGAAAATAACGCGGGATAA